From Methanophagales archaeon:
GCATCACGCATCCGAGCTTAAACGCGTGGTATCTGAATTGATAGAGGGCGCGAAAGCGAAAGAAAAGGGATTCTCTATCTCTGATATAGATGGTGTGGCATTCTCTCAGGGTCCGGGCATGGGTCCCTGCCTGAGGACAGTAGCGACAGCGGCAAGAGCTTTAGCACTCACATTAAAAAAGCCTCTTATTGGTGTCAACCACTGTATCGCACATATAGAAATAGGTAGATGGCAATGTGGTGTGAGAGACCCTGTGGTGCTGTATGTAAGTGGAGCGAACTCTCAGGTTCTCGCATATCACGCGGGGCGCTACCGCATCCTGGGCGAGACCCTGGATATCGGTATAGGTAATGCGCTGGATAAGTTCGCACGCTACATGGGTCTGAGTCATCCAGGAGGTCCGAAGATAGAAGAACTGGCATCCAGAGCTAGAGGAGTCAGAGGTGTCGAATATGAATATATTCATTTACCGTATGTGGTGAAGGGTATGGATTTCTCATTCTCAGGACTGACCACTGCTGCTAAGGATGCACTGGATGCCGGACACAAGAGAGAAGTGGTATGCTATTCATTCCAGGAGACTGCCTTTGCTATGCTTACAGAGGTGACCGAGCGCGCAATGGCGTATTGCGGTAAAGAAGAG
This genomic window contains:
- a CDS encoding bifunctional N(6)-L-threonylcarbamoyladenine synthase/serine/threonine protein kinase, with the translated sequence MVVILGLEGTAWNLSAALVTEDRVIYEAESAYKPIYGGIHPREAAQHHASELKRVVSELIEGAKAKEKGFSISDIDGVAFSQGPGMGPCLRTVATAARALALTLKKPLIGVNHCIAHIEIGRWQCGVRDPVVLYVSGANSQVLAYHAGRYRILGETLDIGIGNALDKFARYMGLSHPGGPKIEELASRARGVRGVEYEYIHLPYVVKGMDFSFSGLTTAAKDALDAGHKREVVCYSFQETAFAMLTEVTERAMAYCGKEELLLAGGVGANRRLQQMLRTMCQDRSARFFVPETRYLRDNGTMIAYLGLLQFESGQTIELQESAVKPNFRPDEVEVRWRN